From one Candidatus Lernaella stagnicola genomic stretch:
- a CDS encoding DUF362 domain-containing protein has translation MAANVAIRRCADYDRDNVHRAVGEAIAAVVDLPTLVRDKRVFIKVNFLSDAPPESAVCTHPEIARALIRWCLEAGAAEVAVGDMPGMHLTDRPELPFERSGLAPVCREEGARVAPLSGRGYREVEVPGARRLHHLMFACELLDADVVINAPKLKSHIQALYTGAIKNWFGAIANRDRKRSHHFTELEPFSECVVDIFRVRPPDLTVMDGVIGMEGSGPQEGDPRQLGLVLASTDAVALDTVSMECVDYSRMKVPQVRIAAEEGLGEADLSKITIDGPPFDEVRQRFATPPTAFVTMPKFMTKLAFRFWRIRPEILADKCQVCGACERMCPVGAISMTPECAVIDYTNCIECFCCHESCPHRAIGEDMTLLYRLHRYIAERKQRRTAIQK, from the coding sequence ATGGCTGCTAACGTGGCGATTCGCCGCTGTGCGGATTACGACCGGGACAACGTTCACCGGGCGGTGGGAGAAGCCATCGCCGCAGTCGTCGATTTACCGACGCTGGTGCGCGACAAGCGCGTGTTCATTAAAGTGAATTTCCTTTCCGACGCTCCGCCCGAGAGCGCCGTGTGCACGCATCCGGAAATCGCCCGTGCGCTGATTCGTTGGTGCCTTGAAGCTGGCGCGGCCGAAGTTGCGGTCGGCGACATGCCGGGCATGCACTTGACCGACCGCCCGGAACTCCCTTTCGAACGAAGCGGGCTGGCGCCGGTTTGCCGCGAGGAAGGAGCGCGCGTCGCACCGCTCAGCGGCCGGGGATACCGCGAAGTGGAAGTGCCCGGCGCGCGGCGTCTGCACCATTTGATGTTTGCGTGTGAGTTGCTCGACGCGGACGTGGTCATCAACGCACCGAAACTTAAATCACACATCCAAGCACTCTACACCGGCGCGATAAAAAACTGGTTCGGCGCCATCGCCAATCGCGACCGGAAGCGAAGCCACCACTTCACCGAATTGGAACCCTTTTCGGAATGCGTGGTCGATATATTCCGGGTGCGGCCGCCGGATCTCACGGTCATGGACGGTGTGATCGGCATGGAAGGGAGCGGTCCGCAGGAAGGCGACCCGCGTCAGCTCGGATTGGTGCTGGCTTCGACCGACGCGGTCGCGCTGGACACGGTGTCGATGGAGTGTGTCGATTATTCGCGCATGAAAGTGCCGCAAGTGCGCATCGCCGCCGAAGAGGGGCTGGGCGAAGCCGATTTGTCGAAAATTACGATTGACGGTCCCCCGTTCGACGAAGTGCGCCAACGCTTCGCGACGCCTCCTACTGCGTTCGTGACGATGCCGAAATTCATGACTAAGCTGGCGTTTCGCTTTTGGCGTATTCGTCCGGAAATCCTGGCCGACAAGTGCCAGGTCTGCGGAGCGTGCGAACGCATGTGCCCCGTCGGAGCCATCAGCATGACGCCGGAGTGCGCCGTGATCGACTACACCAACTGCATCGAGTGCTTTTGCTGCCACGAATCCTGCCCGCATCGCGCCATCGGCGAGGATATGACCCTTCTTTATCGACTTCATCGCTACATCGCCGAACGAAAACAGCGCCGCACCGCGATCCAAAAATAA
- the hisG gene encoding ATP phosphoribosyltransferase: MSPHRNGDQLRLALPKGHMQKSVLQLIADAGIRLDGSERDYRPRISLANTNVKLLKPQNIVEMLQVGSRDIGFAGRDWVVELELDEELEELLDTGLDPVRLVAAAPISLLQDGKLPRQKFVVASEYERISRDWIAAQGLDATLVRSFGATEVFPPEDADIIVDNTATGSTLRQNQLAIVDELLLSSTRLYANRDARDNPMLRGRIDDLVLLLRSVLDARQRVMLELNCPQDKIEEVIALLPAMRRPTVAPLYGEDGFAVKAAVPRAMLPELIPQLRAHGGTDIVVTALDHLVT; encoded by the coding sequence ATGAGTCCGCACCGAAACGGCGACCAACTTCGACTGGCTTTGCCTAAGGGGCACATGCAGAAAAGCGTGTTGCAGCTTATAGCCGATGCCGGCATTCGTTTAGACGGTAGCGAGCGCGATTACCGGCCGCGGATCTCTCTGGCGAACACCAACGTCAAGCTGCTCAAACCGCAAAACATCGTCGAGATGCTGCAAGTCGGTTCGCGGGACATCGGTTTTGCCGGGCGCGATTGGGTTGTTGAACTCGAATTGGATGAAGAACTCGAGGAACTGCTCGACACCGGGCTCGACCCCGTGCGCTTGGTGGCCGCCGCGCCGATCTCGTTGCTGCAAGACGGTAAGCTGCCGCGCCAAAAGTTCGTTGTCGCTTCCGAATACGAGCGTATCAGCCGGGATTGGATCGCCGCGCAAGGACTCGACGCCACGCTGGTCCGCTCCTTCGGCGCGACCGAAGTGTTCCCTCCAGAGGACGCCGATATCATCGTGGACAACACCGCAACCGGCAGCACCTTGCGGCAGAATCAACTGGCGATCGTCGACGAACTGCTCCTATCCTCAACGCGGCTATACGCCAACCGCGACGCGCGGGACAACCCCATGTTACGCGGCCGCATCGACGATCTCGTGTTGTTGCTTCGTAGCGTGCTGGATGCGCGCCAACGGGTGATGCTCGAACTCAACTGCCCACAAGACAAAATCGAAGAAGTGATCGCCCTGCTGCCGGCCATGCGCCGGCCCACCGTAGCCCCGCTTTACGGCGAGGACGGCTTCGCGGTCAAAGCGGCGGTCCCGCGGGCCATGCTGCCCGAACTCATCCCTCAACTGCGGGCCCACGGCGGTACGGACATCGTCGTGACGGCTCTCGATCACCTGGTAACGTGA
- a CDS encoding TIGR01548 family HAD-type hydrolase, producing the protein MSKARPQPCLHLDGLKAYRPPRAKAPTDLRLDANEGPPPPPELLALLREVEAADVHRYRSSAPLEKVLADRVGLDPAQVMIGAGADEVIDRLCRVYVQPDREVIVPTPTFEMICHLARVSGGRLKRVAWTGEDFPVDDVCAAVTPETGLIVVISPNNPTGLAVRPAELVAVAEAAPHAVVLVDLAYAAYADEDLLGTVLRLPNAVAVNTLSKTEGLAGLRLGYAISSPEMLQPMRLAGGPFPVSNLSRAVAERWLVAGRSHIQWIVARVRSERETLQQLLAYYGAVSLPSQANFVFARFTDNLWVRDAMAGFGIAVRLVPATDGFAEGIRISCPADAAGFARLCAALATVLSPEALLFDMDGVLADVSRSYRRAIVETAATFGVQIGAEDVAAAKAAGGANDDWELTRRLLAERGVEVDLPAVKECFKRLYQGDAAKPGLCAEESLLPERALLERFAERLPLAIVTGRPREDAERFLAEHDVADLFAAVVCREDGPLKPNPAPLRVALEKLGVDRAWFIGDTTDDISAARHAGALPLGVQNNVDTAAETAMYEAGAARVLTNLRQLEDLLP; encoded by the coding sequence ATGAGCAAAGCGCGACCACAGCCCTGCTTGCATTTGGATGGCCTCAAAGCCTATCGCCCGCCGCGTGCGAAGGCGCCCACCGATTTGCGGCTCGATGCCAATGAAGGACCGCCGCCGCCTCCGGAGTTGTTGGCGTTGCTGCGAGAGGTCGAAGCGGCCGACGTGCACCGGTACCGCTCGTCTGCGCCGCTGGAAAAAGTGCTGGCCGACCGCGTCGGTCTCGATCCCGCACAGGTGATGATCGGCGCCGGAGCCGACGAAGTCATCGACCGTCTGTGTCGCGTGTACGTGCAGCCCGACCGCGAAGTGATCGTGCCCACGCCGACTTTCGAGATGATCTGCCATTTGGCCCGGGTATCCGGGGGCCGCCTCAAGCGCGTGGCCTGGACCGGCGAGGATTTTCCGGTCGACGATGTCTGCGCCGCCGTGACGCCGGAGACGGGGTTGATCGTCGTGATTAGTCCGAACAACCCGACGGGCTTGGCGGTTCGACCGGCGGAACTTGTCGCCGTGGCAGAAGCGGCACCGCACGCCGTGGTCCTGGTGGACTTGGCCTACGCGGCCTATGCCGACGAAGATTTGCTCGGCACCGTGCTGCGCCTGCCCAACGCTGTGGCCGTCAATACGCTCAGCAAGACGGAAGGACTGGCCGGGCTGCGGCTTGGCTACGCGATTTCCTCGCCCGAAATGCTGCAACCCATGCGCCTGGCGGGCGGGCCGTTCCCCGTTTCGAACTTGTCGAGAGCCGTGGCGGAACGCTGGCTGGTCGCGGGCCGCTCGCACATCCAATGGATCGTCGCGCGGGTGCGTAGCGAACGCGAAACGCTGCAACAACTTCTGGCCTATTACGGCGCCGTGTCGCTGCCCAGCCAGGCGAACTTCGTGTTCGCGCGCTTTACTGACAACCTGTGGGTGCGTGACGCGATGGCCGGTTTCGGCATCGCCGTGCGTCTCGTGCCGGCCACCGATGGCTTCGCCGAAGGGATTCGCATCAGTTGCCCCGCCGACGCCGCCGGTTTCGCGCGACTGTGCGCAGCCCTGGCGACGGTGCTTTCACCCGAAGCATTGCTTTTTGACATGGACGGCGTGTTAGCCGACGTGTCGCGGTCATACCGGCGCGCGATCGTGGAGACCGCCGCCACGTTCGGCGTACAAATCGGGGCCGAGGACGTCGCCGCCGCGAAAGCAGCGGGCGGGGCCAACGACGATTGGGAATTGACGCGCCGCTTGTTGGCCGAGCGAGGCGTCGAGGTTGATCTGCCGGCGGTGAAAGAATGTTTCAAGCGCTTGTACCAAGGGGACGCCGCCAAGCCCGGCTTGTGCGCGGAGGAATCGTTGCTGCCCGAGCGCGCCCTCCTGGAACGCTTCGCCGAACGGTTGCCGCTGGCGATCGTGACCGGTCGGCCCCGTGAGGATGCGGAGCGCTTTCTCGCCGAGCATGACGTGGCCGACCTCTTTGCCGCCGTCGTGTGTCGAGAGGACGGGCCGCTGAAGCCGAATCCGGCGCCGTTGCGCGTGGCGCTCGAGAAGCTCGGCGTCGATCGCGCCTGGTTTATCGGCGATACGACCGATGACATTAGCGCCGCGCGTCACGCGGGCGCCCTGCCGCTAGGCGTGCAAAACAACGTCGATACTGCGGCCGAAACCGCGATGTACGAAGCCGGCGCTGCGCGAGTGCTGACCAACCTTCGTCAGTTGGAGGACCTGTTGCCATGA
- the hisB gene encoding imidazoleglycerol-phosphate dehydratase HisB, whose translation MNAREAVIERRTKETDIRCYLVVDGVGVAQIDTGLGFLDHLLTALTRFARFDLELRCRGDLHIDDHHTSEDCALALGAALDKALGERAGIARFGHAYAPLDEALARAVVDFSGRPFAVIDMGLKRDTLGRLDEQGAGQMATENVPHVLHSLATAARLTLHVDVLRGDNDHHRAEAAFKAVGLAIRQAMALDGEDIPSTKGVLV comes from the coding sequence ATGAATGCACGCGAAGCCGTAATCGAACGCCGTACGAAGGAAACCGATATCCGCTGTTATCTCGTTGTCGACGGCGTCGGGGTGGCGCAAATCGACACGGGTCTCGGCTTTCTCGATCACCTGCTCACCGCGCTTACCCGCTTTGCTCGTTTCGATCTCGAATTGCGATGCCGCGGCGACCTGCATATCGACGACCACCACACGTCCGAGGATTGCGCGTTGGCCCTGGGTGCCGCATTGGACAAAGCGCTCGGGGAGCGGGCGGGCATTGCGCGTTTCGGCCACGCCTATGCGCCACTGGACGAGGCGCTGGCACGCGCCGTTGTTGATTTCTCCGGGCGGCCGTTTGCGGTTATCGACATGGGGCTGAAGCGCGACACGCTGGGGCGGCTCGACGAACAAGGCGCCGGGCAAATGGCTACCGAGAACGTGCCGCACGTGCTGCATTCGCTGGCGACCGCGGCGCGGTTGACCTTGCACGTGGACGTGTTGCGGGGGGACAACGACCACCACCGGGCCGAGGCCGCGTTCAAGGCCGTCGGGCTGGCCATTCGCCAAGCGATGGCGTTGGACGGCGAAGACATTCCCAGCACCAAGGGAGTGCTCGTATGA
- the hisH gene encoding imidazole glycerol phosphate synthase subunit HisH → MTKPNVLVVRTGVANLASVLAGLERVGVTAQISNDPREIESAERVLLPGVGAFGAGMLQLRADRLVEPLRRRIAGNRATLAICLGMQLLCAASEEHPGMEGLGVVREHVTRFAHNLRVPQLGWNEIEPDKKCRMLESGYVYFANSYRLTERPPGWAVAVADYGGSFVAGMERGKVLACQFHPELSSAFGLALLRRWLATEEGDGDAGV, encoded by the coding sequence ATGACGAAACCGAATGTGTTGGTTGTGCGTACGGGCGTGGCGAACCTGGCCTCGGTGCTGGCGGGTTTGGAGCGCGTCGGGGTAACGGCGCAAATCAGCAACGACCCGCGCGAGATCGAGTCCGCCGAACGCGTATTGCTGCCCGGCGTCGGCGCGTTCGGTGCGGGGATGCTGCAACTTCGCGCCGACCGGCTGGTCGAGCCGTTACGACGACGGATCGCGGGGAACCGCGCGACCTTAGCGATTTGCCTGGGTATGCAATTGCTTTGCGCCGCCAGCGAAGAGCATCCGGGCATGGAAGGGCTCGGCGTGGTCCGGGAACACGTCACTCGTTTCGCTCACAACCTGCGTGTACCGCAATTGGGATGGAATGAAATCGAGCCCGACAAAAAGTGCCGTATGCTGGAAAGCGGTTACGTCTATTTTGCCAACTCCTACCGCTTGACCGAGCGGCCTCCGGGATGGGCCGTCGCGGTTGCGGATTACGGCGGGTCATTTGTGGCGGGGATGGAGCGTGGCAAGGTTCTGGCCTGTCAGTTCCACCCCGAACTGTCCAGCGCCTTTGGACTCGCGTTGCTCCGGCGTTGGCTGGCGACCGAAGAAGGGGACGGCGATGCTGGCGTGTAG
- the hisF gene encoding imidazole glycerol phosphate synthase subunit HisF, whose protein sequence is MLACRIIPCLDVRDGRVVKGIRFQDLRDAGSPSERARVYEQQGADELVLLDVSATPEGRNTAVDTVRRVRQQIAIPLTVGGGVRGIADAERLLEAGADKVGVNTAAVENPQLLTELSARFGRQCTILAVDAKLVAAGRWQVVTQSGRHDTGLDVVDWARQACDLGAGEILLTSWDRDGTGKGYDLDLLTAVSKAVLVPIIASGGGRTLEQLLAGFSAGADAVLAASIFHYGERTVGEIKDYLAAQGVEVRP, encoded by the coding sequence ATGCTGGCGTGTAGGATCATCCCCTGTCTCGACGTGCGCGACGGCCGCGTTGTCAAAGGAATTCGCTTTCAAGACTTGCGTGACGCCGGTTCGCCGTCTGAACGCGCACGGGTGTACGAACAGCAGGGTGCCGACGAACTCGTTTTGCTCGACGTTTCCGCGACGCCGGAGGGCCGCAACACCGCCGTGGATACCGTGCGTCGCGTGCGGCAACAGATCGCCATCCCGCTGACCGTCGGCGGCGGCGTGCGCGGCATTGCCGATGCCGAGCGCCTGCTTGAAGCCGGGGCCGACAAAGTGGGCGTCAATACCGCCGCGGTGGAGAACCCGCAATTGCTCACCGAACTGTCCGCCCGTTTCGGCAGGCAGTGCACGATTTTGGCCGTGGACGCCAAGCTCGTTGCGGCGGGGCGATGGCAGGTGGTCACCCAATCGGGGCGGCATGACACCGGCCTCGACGTCGTGGATTGGGCGCGTCAGGCCTGTGATCTGGGAGCGGGCGAAATTCTGCTGACCAGTTGGGACCGGGACGGCACGGGCAAGGGTTACGATTTGGATTTGCTCACCGCGGTTTCCAAGGCCGTCTTGGTGCCGATCATCGCTTCGGGCGGCGGCCGCACCCTGGAACAACTGCTCGCCGGTTTCAGCGCCGGAGCCGATGCGGTTCTCGCCGCGTCCATTTTCCATTACGGCGAGCGCACGGTCGGCGAAATCAAAGACTACCTGGCCGCGCAGGGTGTGGAGGTCCGGCCATGA
- the hisE gene encoding phosphoribosyl-ATP diphosphatase codes for MIVPSIDLMNGQAVQLIGGREKALDAGDPLPLAEKFRLAGEVAVIDLDAAIGQGENTEAIETLLRHAPCRVGGGIRDLATARRWLNAGAAKIILGTAAQPELLGKLPRERVIAALDAIHDEVVIEGWRTKTGARVEDRLHELRDYVGGFLVTFVEREGRMGGIDIERVKALLAQVGDARLTVAGGVTTTAEIRELDRLGVDAQVGMAIYTGRMHLADALAAPLVSDRPDGLWPTIVADEHGVALGLAYSNAESLREAVDRGRGVYQSRSRGLWIKGESSGNTQQLLRIAVDCDRDALRFTVRQAGRGFCHKGTWSCFGDVGGLPALARKLAERAVDAPPGSYTRKLLDDPSLLAAKLAEEAAELAEAQTPDEVVWETADLIYFALVALSRGGGSLADVERELHRRTLAVTRRSEQEEEKA; via the coding sequence ATGATTGTCCCCTCGATCGATTTGATGAACGGACAAGCCGTGCAATTGATCGGCGGGCGCGAGAAGGCGTTGGACGCCGGCGATCCGCTGCCGCTGGCCGAAAAGTTCCGCCTGGCCGGCGAAGTCGCGGTTATCGATCTCGACGCCGCTATCGGGCAGGGCGAAAATACCGAGGCGATCGAAACGCTCCTGCGCCATGCTCCGTGCCGTGTGGGCGGCGGTATCCGCGATTTGGCGACCGCCCGCCGGTGGCTCAACGCCGGGGCCGCCAAAATCATTCTGGGCACCGCGGCGCAACCGGAACTGCTTGGCAAGCTGCCGCGCGAACGCGTTATTGCCGCGTTGGACGCCATCCACGACGAAGTTGTGATTGAGGGATGGCGCACCAAAACCGGCGCGCGCGTGGAAGATCGCCTGCACGAACTGCGCGATTACGTCGGCGGATTTCTCGTCACGTTTGTGGAGCGGGAAGGGCGCATGGGCGGCATCGACATCGAGCGCGTCAAAGCTCTCCTAGCGCAGGTCGGCGACGCTCGGCTGACTGTCGCCGGCGGCGTTACCACCACGGCGGAGATTCGTGAGTTGGACCGGCTGGGCGTCGACGCGCAGGTGGGGATGGCCATCTACACCGGGCGCATGCACCTGGCCGACGCGCTGGCCGCGCCGTTGGTGTCGGACCGACCGGACGGCCTGTGGCCCACCATCGTCGCCGACGAGCATGGCGTTGCGCTCGGGTTGGCGTATTCCAACGCCGAAAGTCTGCGCGAGGCGGTCGACCGAGGGCGGGGCGTGTATCAATCGCGGTCGCGGGGCTTGTGGATTAAGGGCGAGAGTTCCGGTAACACGCAGCAACTGCTGCGCATTGCCGTCGATTGCGATCGCGACGCGCTGCGCTTCACCGTCCGGCAGGCCGGCCGCGGATTTTGTCACAAAGGCACGTGGTCGTGTTTCGGCGATGTCGGTGGGTTGCCCGCGCTGGCCCGAAAGCTGGCGGAGCGCGCCGTCGATGCGCCGCCGGGATCCTACACCCGCAAACTGCTGGACGATCCTTCGCTGCTGGCCGCCAAGCTCGCGGAGGAAGCCGCCGAGTTGGCCGAGGCCCAAACGCCGGATGAGGTTGTGTGGGAAACGGCCGATCTTATTTATTTCGCGCTCGTCGCCCTGTCGCGTGGCGGCGGCAGCCTTGCCGACGTGGAGCGAGAACTTCACCGGCGGACGCTGGCGGTGACGCGTCGATCCGAGCAAGAGGAAGAAAAGGCATGA
- the hisD gene encoding histidinol dehydrogenase, translating into MTARLRIITAEEVVAMRREPFDAETLAESEAIVREVRAGGEGALRRFAERFGDIEIGAPLVIPRSQLAEALAQLDDDAQRLLARTAARIKTFAEAQLRSLTNVVAKVPGGRAGQRVDPVQRVGCYAPGGRFPLVSTVLMTVIPARVAGVASVWVASPRPSALIQAAAAVAGADAVVSAGGAQVIAALAYGAGPIAACDMIVGPGNKWVTAAKWLVSRNVGIDMLAGPSELVVVADETANAATIAADLLAQAEHDPDALPVLLATSPAFIERVNDEIEKQVATLPTASTAAEAIAGGFAVAADLDTAIDLANRLAPEHLELAVRDAESVAERCQNYGGLFIGSPSAEVFGDYGVGPNHTLPTGGAARFTGGLSPLSFLRVHTWLHLMQPADAAEIVEDAAALARLEGLEAHARSAERRR; encoded by the coding sequence ATGACGGCGCGTCTGCGAATCATCACGGCCGAAGAAGTAGTCGCCATGCGCCGCGAGCCATTTGATGCGGAAACCCTGGCGGAAAGTGAAGCCATCGTGCGCGAAGTTCGCGCCGGGGGTGAGGGTGCGCTGCGACGTTTCGCGGAGCGTTTCGGCGACATCGAAATCGGTGCGCCGCTGGTGATTCCGCGCTCGCAACTCGCTGAGGCTCTGGCGCAGCTCGATGATGATGCGCAACGCTTGTTGGCACGGACCGCCGCGCGGATCAAAACGTTCGCCGAGGCGCAGCTTCGCAGCTTGACCAATGTCGTCGCCAAGGTGCCGGGGGGACGCGCGGGGCAACGAGTGGACCCGGTGCAACGCGTCGGATGTTACGCGCCCGGCGGTCGCTTTCCGCTGGTGTCCACCGTACTGATGACCGTCATTCCGGCCCGCGTGGCCGGTGTCGCCTCGGTGTGGGTCGCTTCGCCGCGGCCAAGCGCGCTGATCCAAGCCGCGGCGGCGGTGGCCGGAGCGGACGCCGTTGTTTCCGCGGGGGGTGCGCAAGTGATCGCCGCGCTCGCTTACGGCGCCGGTCCGATTGCTGCGTGCGACATGATTGTCGGGCCCGGCAACAAGTGGGTGACGGCGGCCAAGTGGCTCGTCAGCCGCAACGTCGGCATCGATATGCTGGCCGGGCCGTCGGAACTGGTCGTCGTGGCCGACGAAACGGCGAACGCCGCGACGATTGCTGCCGATCTGCTGGCGCAAGCGGAACACGACCCCGACGCGCTGCCGGTGCTGCTTGCGACATCGCCCGCGTTTATCGAACGGGTCAACGACGAAATCGAGAAGCAGGTGGCGACCTTGCCGACGGCGAGTACTGCCGCGGAAGCGATTGCCGGCGGATTCGCGGTTGCCGCCGACCTGGATACGGCGATCGACCTGGCCAACCGATTGGCTCCCGAGCACCTCGAATTGGCCGTGCGGGATGCGGAGTCGGTGGCCGAGCGCTGTCAGAATTACGGCGGATTGTTCATCGGTTCGCCGAGCGCCGAGGTGTTCGGCGATTACGGTGTCGGCCCGAATCACACCCTGCCCACCGGGGGCGCGGCGCGTTTTACGGGCGGGCTTTCGCCGCTTAGTTTCCTGCGTGTACACACGTGGTTGCACCTGATGCAACCGGCGGACGCCGCGGAGATCGTCGAGGACGCGGCTGCCCTGGCTCGCCTAGAGGGGCTCGAAGCGCACGCGCGATCGGCGGAGCGGCGCAGGTAG